GCGCTCCAGTGGACTggtcatattttcatatttgagtGCGGctgctacttttattttttgcatttgcaTGTGAGACTGAACCTTCAATAATATCTGGCATCATTTTGCAGTGATCTGCATCCTGTAGCTCGTCGGGCAGTTTCTCGCTGAACCCTGAAGATATGAACCGACTCTAAACGTTTGTCAGGGAGGAAACAGCCGATGTTTCCACTCTGACCACAGACGAGACAGAATGAAACAACTCCTTCTGTTTTGGCTGCATGTCAACAGGGCTTGAGACACACTGAGCTACAGACATGGAGGACAGGATGAGACAGAAAGTTCTTCCTGTCGTGATTAGGAGGCTGTTTAAAACCTGCGGTTGGACGAATGAGGTTAAAGAGGGGATGAGAATGCAGATTCAGTACCTGGCAGCACGTTGATGATGAGGTTCCTACTGCGGCCAACACCCCCTCCAGACTcctgtgtgaacacacacacagcacaacatCTATTCGGTCTCACTGAAGAGAAAACCAGGAAGGAACAAGACATAGTGAGTCTCTGCACACACTTACCCAGCCTCAGTGTGTGGTTCCTCCCAgatctgtgcctgtgtgtgtgtgtgtgagtgtgtgtgtgtgagtgtgtgtgtgtgtgtatggcagGAATGCGGAGGAACTTCCCAGTCACTGCAGGGTGTGGAGCGTTGTTTGGTTTCCATTCAGACTCCTCCCCTCATGCCTGCTCGCTGCTTTACTGCTGCCGTTCCACCTCAGGGTCCTACTGCACCACCCGGCTGAGCTGCCCCTGTGACTCGGACTCAGAAACTCACCGATCTGAATGAATGAGAGGGGAATACGATGAGAGGTCACCAGGGCGGCTCCAGGCCCCAGAACATGTGCAGCTTCCACAACTTGTCCGGTGAATCAGATTTCAGCACCGGTGACCTTTAATGTACACGAAGAGAAGCTCCGAGGCTTCAGAGCTGGACTGACGCTCTGaagtgtttgctgtgtttcaaGTTTATTCTAAACAGCGTCAGAGATGTAAAGTGATACAGTtgtgcaaaacaaaaatgtgctttaaaggtcaagtgtgaacatttaggtgaaatgatctactggcagaaattatatataaaataatcccagatatatttttatttgtgtgtttcatctaattgttgttttctttaccctagaattagAACTTTATatgcaaatactttatatttaaatactttctgacatcaggagcaggtcctcgcTACTGAGAGGTAGCTGCAACGTGACACttgaccactagatgtcactaaattctacacactggggCTTTAACAGTGTCAAAGATTCAGATTCATCACAGACATGTTCTGTGTATTACAGAGTCGACTGTGCTTAGATACTCAAAGACAGCAGTTCCTAACTTGGGGATGAGGAACCCGACATGGGATcggaaataaatatatatatatatatatatatatatatatatatatataatttgtttttggTATTAGGGGTAGAAACAATATAAATAGTTCCATTAAAGTAAATTGCACTTTTACAATTACAGTGAAACACCTCTCTGTTAATATTTGTGATGTccactatatatatatcacacatatatatatatatgtgatatatatatatatatttatttaaaatatatttttccaaaattaaaaaaaatgtagtctgtttgttttgaagcaggtatatatttatttattgaggaCAACCTTTAAATAATTAAACCATTAATATGAAGTAGACTGGCTCCGtatgtttatttacatatttaacattttctaatatttgttcttttcttatAAAATAGTGTATCTATATGTATTCTTGTCAATATTTGTTTTAGAacttgtttgctgtgtttttttatggcttgatatatatacatatatatatacatatatatatatatatatatatggtcctacatttcccacaatgaaACTTGAGTTTGTAGAGCAGATGTTCCAAAGTATTTTGAGAAAGAGATgaggaagaacaacacacaGTACAGACCAGAGCAACAGAAATATacagacatttatttacaaataCGTTTGCATTTGCATAGAGGTTTAAAATTCCAAAAGGTTTTTAAGATATTATAGTAAACAGATTTAGGAAACATTATTTTGCGCAGCATAATTTAGCACAAGGAAAAACTTGTTAGAATCAAAGTTGTTGTTTTAATctttttcatataaatatacataaataagaataaagatCTGTGTTACTGCAACAGGTGGAATCCTTTCACTGCCAAGCAGCCATCATGATCAATATGTATTATtaaactcatcatcatcatcatcatcatcatcatcgatATCACCATCATTAGAGACATGCAGAGGTTTGGTTCCTCCTTGTGGTAGAAAGTTAATTAAATCCTTTCTTCGTGGTGTCATgaacatttcattaaaagttTTTCATTAtcggacgtgtgtgtgtgtgtgtgtagttgtagaAAACATGACACACTTTGTTGATAAAAATCAGTTGTAGCTCAACATTGCAAGCCAAAGACAAAAGTGATGACACGAGTTCCCTGAAGACTTCATCACTGCCGCACTGAATTTAAGAAAATGGAAATCACTCAACTGTAATATTGAATTTTCATCTTCTGTCATAAACAGTTTTTTGACACAGATGTTATCGCATGTTATTTTACATGTGTAAGAACATATGTGCATACttaatattcaaattaaatatttctctCAAACTAGAAATGttgataaattattttctgCACTAGTAGAATATTGTCACTGCCCTCTGTTATTCTGTGGGAACAGTTTGATATAACTTTGTTCTGCTTCAGTTATCAGTGTTGAGAGGAGACGTGCGTGAGGATCCGCCAGCGACTGTCGGAACCTCCTGAGATCCGCAGGGTCAAACACACCAGGGGCGTCAGATGGAAGGAGCGAGACCCAAAGGTTTAAAGAGCTTTAACGTCACCCGTCCAACCACCATGACACCATTTGAAAAATAGCAATTTAACTTTTGTCACCCCGCTGtccctgtgacctttgaccccgaGATCCCCAAAGCAAGAAGTCTGACAGGCTGGCCTCATGCCTTCAGCTCCGTCCCtctgtcaccatgacaacactaAATCCACACACATACGGTATCCACGCAGGCATGCATTCACCGTCCTCTCTAAAAAACATAAAGCTGGTGCGATTAAAGAATCTCCTCTTCTGTACAAAGCTTCTTATAAAATATCTTGTTTTACATCTTTGTTGTATCGTTAacgacaaaaaaagaaaagaacacagagGAAATATTACATCGGACTTGCAAAAATATATCTCCACAGTGGCTTCAAACATGTAGAACTCTGCTTTTACGCGACATTAACAGTGACACATGAATGCACCTCGGTATCGCCTCCATTCTGCAGCTCGGCTGATAGTTAATAAGTTAAATCTTTACTTTCGGCATGTCCAGATATCTGAAACCAAATGTTTTCTGcgagcaaacaaaacaaaaaaaaacctgtgagaGCAAAGGTAGAGCGGAGAGGTTCTGTCGACTGTTACGAACGTGTAGCAGCGAAGCGGAGGAGCGCAGCGGCCcgctcacactcacagacaccgAGGACGAGACGAGGAATATTCAAGCTGCAGTTAAAGCGgaagaaagataaagaaatgtcATTTGTTTCCTGAGTTAGTTGATAAAGTTTggggcttctctctctctctctcactcacagtCTTCACATACACTTTGTCACTTCTTCATCCCCTCTGTTCTCTACTTCCTCCACATTCACCCTCAATCTATCACGtcctttcccctctctctctctctctccgtctctgagGGAAGCCAGGAcagtgcaggagtgtgtgtgtgtgtgtgtgtttccagataaCCCTTGAAAACGAAACctgaaacaattaaaaaaagacatagatGTGCGCGgctgctttgtgtgtctgtttatgtgtgtattgtgtgtgtgtgtgtgtgtccctcactTTCTGTCCGTGGCCCAGCTCCTGGCTGAATATTATGAAGTTGTGAGATCGCAGCACTGACAGGTGttgatttaattatttgttaaaAATGGCACAGAAAGGCCTCACATCCGTAGCGCGGACTAGACGAGAAGCAGAAGTAAATCGTGTGTTGAAATTTAAAAAGCCGGCTGACGTGTGTTACAGTGAGCAGGGATGTTTTAGTTGTGAGAGTCTTCAGACGTGGATCTTCCTCCTCCGTTGTGGAAGCTGTGGCTGCGGTGACTGAACTAACGCCAGGGTGGTTTATAGCATGTGAGCTGGTTACTAAAGAAGGTGGTTGATAAGTCCTGTGGCCCTTCACAAGTGCCGGGTCTGCGTTAGAATTTCTCATCGGGGATGACTGTGTTGAAGGGGTGGTCCCAGAACGTGGAAGTGATTCCAAAACCTGGAGAATAAATAAAGGTTCATCCCATATTTTCTATCTTCTATCtgctaattccagaaatctgtgtgTCCGTGTTTGATTTCCAGCGCTCACCTGCCCTCTGGTGTTCGAAGTGGTGTTTGACGTGGTAGGCCTTCAGGCTGTACATGTACGAGCCTCTCTTTGGCGAGCCGTAGTGAAGGTAGTAGTGGATCATGTCGTACACAACGTAGCCGCAGAGTCCTCCGACAAACACGGACGTCCCGAGGATCTCCGGGAGCGTGTTCTGCAGGATGACATAGAAACTTCCCACCATCAAGGAGGCCAGGCCGGGGGGGAAGACCAGCCGAGAGCCGTCAAACGGAGActgtggagaaaagaaagaaactaagAAGCTGTCCTGAGGGTGAATTCACACAGATCAATAAAACTggaaataagaaatataaacatgacTTTCACAGACATGACATCAGTATCTGCATTtctatttaacattttaaaaactttgatTTTACAGGATGTTTAAATTCTatgcagaaaatgtgtgtgtgaaaaaagggaataagatgtttttttaccTCCAATCTGAGATTAATTGTAAACGATAACTCCTGTTGTGCCGTGTGGAAGAACATAATAAACCATACATGTGTTTTATGATCAGCAGACGTGCACAGGCCCGGGCAGCAGCGTGTGTTTGTACCTTGTGGTGCTGTCCGTGCAGGAGGAAGTGTAATGTGATGAGGTAGTAGTTATGGGCCGGCGGTttcatgtgaaagacaaagCGATGGATGCAGTACTCGATGAATGACCACAAGAACCAGCCCATCAAAAAGAGCAGCGGGAAAATGGACTTATGGATTGGGAGAGAGacgtctacacacacacacacacaaatacacaataactggaggtgaacatgatgaaaacaaatacaagtaCATTATACTGCACGTCGGTGAGTGTATGTGAATGAGTAAATGTCTCAGGGGcttgtatattgtatattgttAAAGAAGCATGCAGGTAATCAGTGAGTGTGTTACCTGAGGTGAGGACTATCCGTGTGGTGCCCTGTGCCAGGGTTGTGTAGCAGTACCAACTGAGATAAAACACAATAGGAAGCCACACCACTGGTACCCAATACCTGTAGACAGACAACAGAGCGGCTctttacacaacacaacaaagatcTTTGCACTTTTATAGAAGGAATCTGAGATATAAGAGGAGCAGACGCCTCAGATGTGATGAACAGGTGGAAAAACACGGACGACTTATTACCTTTAAAATGCATTAACAGATCCTGAAGTGGATCCCTGGTGACATTATATTGTTATTCTATCTTGTCTTGTTACAATTACCAGGACGTCTTGGTGCCGGCCTCCAGTAAAGGGTTTCCAAACAGTCTGATTGGTCGGTCGACTGGCTGGTGAACCCACGCGTCATATTTCTCTCCGAGGTGGCCCACCTGCCACGCCAGGGGCTTCCTCCAGTCCACCAAGTCCTGTGGAGAAATACACCAGGAGAGATCTGTAAAGAGTATTTACACACAGGTGATGTATCTGATGGAGACGAAGAGAACAGGGCTCTccaggaggaggcagcagagagttAAAAAACGGTTGACCTGCAGGTACCGGTCAATCCAGGAAGTGactgcatgctgtgtgtgtttctacgtGTTATTCTGCAGGTTTGCTTCTCTGCAACCGAGGAGCCGACCGCAATGAATACGTTGTTCCGAGTCCAAAGACCAGAAACTTTTACGAGCTTTTTACAGGCTCCTCATACTCGATGCTGCACGTGAGACCAGAAGCTTTGGCGTGTGAGGAAACTATGAACATGCAGCTGATCTGAAAAAAGTACAAATTAAACATGCCCGGTTAAAGATGACACTCAGCACCAACACTCTCACTCAGTGATGCTGATTATTACCTCAGATTTCCATCAAACctggaaggatggaacatgaGGCCAAGAACCAGAGCAGGAACGTGTGACGTGGATCCAGACAACGTTTCTTTAACATGACAGGACGGAGCTCGATGCAGGAAATCACAGTCATATTATCTGTGAGGGTTTGGTGTCTTGGCAGAACTGAGCTCGACTGAGTGACGTCCTACTTTAGGAAGCGATGATTGTTGCCCAGGTGATGGCGTCTCGCTTATGATGCCCCGCTGAGGATACTGGTATCAGGCACGGACTGACACAGTCACCTGAGGTTGATTACAGAGTCTCAGGCTCATTACGTGTGAGAACAGGTTGCCGCCCAGGTGATAAAGTgtttatctcacacacactgatttagTCGCAAAGACCAGAGGAGACGCTGGTttgtctgaatcctgcagcaCAATGAGtagattttatgttttaaaagtgaattcACTCACACTGAGAGTTTAGTGGCACTGACTGGTCATATCACCTCAGGGTTTACAAGTTATTAACCAAAGAGCACGCCGCCTCGCGAGTCATGACACTGATTTCCGTCTTTATAATTAGCTCTGTTCACTCAGTGCAAAGTGATTAAAAGTCTTCAGTCTGCTTTTGTGCTGACAGcgacaagaaaaacaacacaactccacCGAGGCCGAGAAACCATTCACATGACTCTtacaaaaggaaaaagtgaaGCGGTCTGATAACCTAAACGACtaatttgtcataaaacattgtttaaagaaagtggaacctctcctccatctgcatCCACACCAACATTATCCTCAGTCCTTCCCAGGCCCCCTCCCTACGTTCAGTCTGTGGAGTTCGGCACCAAACAAACTCAAACCACCTATTTCCTGAAGAATTCTTTTTCTCAAATGCAGCAGACAGCTTGTGTCTGTCCGATCTGTTTTGTATGTATTGTTAACAACGTACACCTTCATGTCTATTGGAAGACGTACACCCCAGGGGTCGTATGATAGCggagaattaaaaacacacagtcgcTGACAAGTGTACATAAAGTTTTACGTTGGTGCGATCACAGTCATGAGGATAAAACACTGAGGCAACAACAACTAAAAGCACAAGTCAAATCTCCACCTGCAGCGTCAAAACAAAGAAGTGAAACTTCCTCTCACATGGTTTGTTAATCTGCACTGAACTTCTCTCTCACTGAGCGAAACGACGCACTGATACAAGTTGCAAAGAGCCGCTTGACTTATTCAACTTCATTCAAGTTATTCAAGTTTGAAGGCGTAAGCGTTACCGTCACCTCAAATGGCCGATACGAGAGCAGGGCTTTATCCTCCAGTACGTGGAACTAAAGATCAGAGCAtcaagagaggaaaataaagtgaagaaaacacagaagaagagaaataaaaacatggaagCTTCTGTTCGATGAATCGTTATCAGACTGACGTCAGCCGATCCGGTTAGAGTCAGCGAATCCGATGTTTTTTCCCAAAATCCGATCATAACAACAAAGACATGAGTCTGCGTCGGAAATTACCAGgtgacaaaagacaaaagaaactgGGCTACAAGCATGAGAGGAGTCGTGGTTCACATTCCtgcgatcacacacacacacacacacacacacacacacacacacacacacacacacacacacacacacacacacacacaggtgagtaTCTAAAAACAGCTCAGCACAATGTGTCCACACTAAATGGACCATGATagcaaaacattaaacatttataaaataaaggtttaataAACCAATGAGGTTTCGTCACATGAAGCAACAcgttacaacacacacacacacacacacacacacacacacacacacacacactcttctcacttgatttattatttctcaatctctagtttcaagtctccTTCAATACAGCtgatgatgttcattttgtacaTTATGTCCCATTTAGACGATAAAGCAACGTGaaacttctggtttcaaaaaccAAGACGCCGCCAAACATGACACCAAGTCTGAGGCttcaaaatggcagctcacaaaccagtggatggacacacacattctccacCATCCGCTGGACCGAAGCAGATGACTTCTCACTGCGAGAGACGCAACTTTATTTGAATTGTTTCAAAccaggaagaaggaaaaaaaaggtttgagaaacatgaattaaatgatTCCAGTTTAATAAAAATAACCATAATAATTTCACAATGTGCACTGAAGTTTTTAAAGTATTTCCTGTGTACTTTGCACATGGGTTTGGTCAGAACGTTGTGTTTGGATCAATGCACTGATACTCGGGATGCAGAGCAAACAAGACGGACGGGCTGGTTCTGTCATCACGCTGTGCTGAGGCCTGGTATGAAGATTCAACTGCCCAGatttgaccaatcacatgaGTCTGATTTAAGTGAACAGAAGTGAGTCATGGTTTGTTTGTGAATCTTGGGGGATTTTTTCAGACAGGAAACTCAAAGTCTTTGTGAGAGGATCAGATATGCACATGTAGGTGAAGGTTGCGTGTGATGACATTAttgtttcatgtctgtgtgcaggtttctttgtgcagcagtgtgagAACTTCAGAGTGAACTACGAACAACAAGGACATTTCAGGAGGCGAATGACCTGACGACCGCTCACCCACAttacccacaaacacacactcctgtctttctgtgtttgtcagcgAGCCCATTGATATAAACACAGTCCAAAGATGTCGTCACTATATTGAGCAGTGTGGTTTTTTTCagctgtaaactaaattatatCACATTTCTAACAGAAGCAGGACCTCAGGAATAATGCTTTGCATCAttcagagagacaaagagatacTGCAAGTAGAAATACACACTATCCTATTCATCACATTCCAGTtaaagtcaaacacacagacaaacgcACCTTATCCAGGTCTACAGAGCTGCAGCGGCTGTATGGGCcgctctcatcctcctcttcttcttcttttttgtccgtcatcttttcctccatctttccttCTGTCTGCTCGGTGgcattcctcctctctctcagggtctgaagaaaaaacaggatgaaaatgGACACGGTGAACAAAAAGGAAAGTCACCCAAAGATCTGATCTGTGGACGGGAGGACGTCTCCTTCCGACAGGACAGACGGGATGTTAATCCTCTGGAGTCTGGGGTGATTTTTATGATGTACAACTTTAAAGTGACAAATGATTCGTCTGGACATGTGAGCAATGTtgtgccaaaaaaaaaatacgATAAACTGAGGAGAgtaatgtttgtttatgttataaataaagtaaaaatacaattcattcaaaaaaaagccaaaatagCCGAGAACTCCTAGTGATTAAGTCGTGtcaggtttatttttttatttatttatatttcctgtTGGTTTTTCTAGGCTATGATAAACTCTGGTTAAGAAGAAATACacttttcctcaaactgtcaTTTTACAAAAGATGAACACAACCcgattatctgtgtgtgtgtgtgtgtgtgtgtgtgtgtgtgacacagtccattatttacatttgtaatCTTCAACCTTTGGACACCTTTGTGTGCCTGAGAAACACCTTCGATTGTCACTGATTCTGAAGCGTATTTGACCACGACCACGTTCGATAACCCATCAATCATTGACATGTTCGCTTTGACTTCTACGTGTTATTAATGCACATGAATGTTATTTAACCTTGGTCACTTAGTATAAATATGAAGTTTTCCTCTCAAGTTcgaatacattttttaaatttttaatgaGAAGTGATGTATGAGGGCTGTGACTTTTTAATctgtgtgacagacagagatttgtcCTGATCCGCTCCAAATATTAATTCAATGAGTTCATCCTCGggtcccacccctccacaatcTTATTCAGATTAATTCAGTAGTtgtaaaaacagataaaacaaatcCAGATAACGCGACACCTTCGGTGGAGATAATAGAAGAACCTCGTGGACTCaagtgcagctgctgcaacagGCTTCGGACATTTAAAGCCTCCTCTTCGTTCCATAAACAGAACATGATGGAGGAGTTTGTCTCATATATCAAGTGACGTTCTTGTCtgtttaatattaaatacatcagcacatttctttatctggagctcacacacacacacacacacacacacacacacacacacacacacacacacgtcccctATGGTTTGTTACTAACATCATCTTGGCAAAACACCTCCAGAGGCAACGCTACACCCTCCATTATCATTgtgctgaaataaaacaataagaaaaacacaacagaacctTTAATCTGTCTTTGATGCAACTCAAAGACGAGGTCGGTACTTTTAGATGCAGTTTTGAATGAAGTAGTGTCGTGATCTTTTACCACCGGACCTTATCTAGAtactaacagaaaaaaaactttgtccATTATATGTAAGAATACAAATTATACACAAACTACAACAgtcaataataattataataattataatgcaTTATCATTAGCTCTTCATCTGCCTTCAATTAGACCAATCAgcaaaacacccccccccccccctccaattATCGTACACATGTTACTGTAGAAAACATTTGGGGGCAATCACCGATTACTAAACTAAAACTTTACAATGTACGATGTCTTTTAGTTGCTATGGGTAATACTGCACGTCTCTTCACTTCTGTCTTtgccaggacacacacacacacacacacacacacacacacacacacacacaaatggagcGTGAAAAGCAATGAGCAGACACACCCTCTGTATCAACAGCAGCACGACCTACTTGAGCCTGTGAGTAATCTGCGATTGTGATATTTAAAGTTTCTGGTGCTTTGGATGAAACCTGCAGGTGCGGTGTGCGTCAGGGAACAGGACGAGCCGCTCACGTTTGATTAAGACATGGTGATGAGTGTGAATCctctgatatgagcctttcacagacacgtCAGTATCAGTGCTTCTGTTCAGCCAcccatgaaaacatttattttacacttaacGTGAAGAAGATCATGTTTGTTCTCGGATGTTTATTGGAATCAGCATCGCTAATaacaagatgaaaataaaaagatgtgcatttattctacgttaaaaaaaaactcaattcAAGTTCTTTATATTTggatgtttcttttcattttgttatttatgaTAAAGTTTATAGTTcaactgtaaaaatattttttaaaacgtATATATTGGCCGATAAATTTGTATTGTACAATTTTGAATCCCTTCATATCAGTATCAGTATtgcaaaaagtatttaaaatccATTTGTAGCTGTATTTTATTGCTGGgctgttgtttttcagtgtaTTAAATACTACAGGGTGGTTGTATTTTGACTTTGTTAAAACTAATGCAGTTTTCTGAAATATTAACTTTAACGCCAAGCggtgttaaaaaacaaaatagtcGATCTGTATAATCTTTATGCGGCTGCTCCCTGCATTGTTTCATATAATCGAGTGCATAGAAAGTAAAGTTCCATCTAAATTACTTTCACCTATGAAACATAAAGGATATGAATGAACGTAAAGGTTCACTTGACTGATAACATCTTATAGAAATAAAGGACGTGAGTAGAAATCAACCTCTTCTCAGATTCACCATGGTAACCGCCCTGATTACACAGCCTCACAATAAATGAGCCGATATCTGCCAACACGTCAATCTACTCACACACACGCCTACTTCATGATGGCGTAACGCTCGGAGTGAATGTCAAACAGAGCTAACGCTAATCCAAACGACTCTGCCTCTTCAAATATGTGCAAACGTCCACGTACCACTGTCAAGTCAGGTTTGAGCTTAAGCACTTTTCTCTTGCATAAATAACTCACAAAGAAAAAGTGATGCGCAGCGGGGACAGAGCTTTACTCTGCAGGGAGCTGACGATGGAAACAAAGAGGTAAATAGGATCTGCAATCAGCCGGCTCACGTCAGCCCATCAGGCAGCACGACGGAAAATCACAACTAAACATCAGTTTGCATTAGTCACGATCCGGTTG
This genomic interval from Paralichthys olivaceus isolate ysfri-2021 chromosome 7, ASM2471397v2, whole genome shotgun sequence contains the following:
- the fa2h gene encoding fatty acid 2-hydroxylase; this encodes MSPSPRCFTEREVSRHRTKDSCWVLLGTRVYDVTAFLRMHPGGEALILRRSGQDVSREMEGPPHRHSENARRWMEQYYIGELDRGSGGDEAQTLRERRNATEQTEGKMEEKMTDKKEEEEEDESGPYSRCSSVDLDKDLVDWRKPLAWQVGHLGEKYDAWVHQPVDRPIRLFGNPLLEAGTKTSWYWVPVVWLPIVFYLSWYCYTTLAQGTTRIVLTSDVSLPIHKSIFPLLFLMGWFLWSFIEYCIHRFVFHMKPPAHNYYLITLHFLLHGQHHKSPFDGSRLVFPPGLASLMVGSFYVILQNTLPEILGTSVFVGGLCGYVVYDMIHYYLHYGSPKRGSYMYSLKAYHVKHHFEHQRAGFGITSTFWDHPFNTVIPDEKF